In one Lolium rigidum isolate FL_2022 chromosome 3, APGP_CSIRO_Lrig_0.1, whole genome shotgun sequence genomic region, the following are encoded:
- the LOC124703321 gene encoding signal recognition particle 54 kDa protein, chloroplastic-like, which produces MESTAALTLSSSPAAVRRSPSHLTVASLHLRRVPTPASHLCGAQGPAAFRALASPFPGCRRRRGSGMVVRAEMFGQLTTGLESAWNKLRGVDRLTKENIAEPMRDIRRALLEADVSVPVARSFIESVTEKAVGTDVIPGVEPEQQLVKVVNDELVQLMGGEVSDLVYAKSGPTVILLAGLQGVGKTTVCAKLAFYLKKKGKSCMLVAADVYRPAAIDQLTILGKKVGVPVYSEGTEAKPSAIAKNGLKEAKSKKTDVVIVDTAGRLQVDKAMMNELKEVKKAVKPTEVLLVVDAMTGQEAAALVGAFNGEVGITGAILTKLDGDSRGGAALSIKEVSGKPIKFVGRGERVEDLEPFYPDRMAQRILGMGDVLSFVEQAQQVMRQDDAEELQKKIMSAKFNFNDFLKQTKAIAQMGSFSRIIGMIPGMNKVTPAQIREAEKNVKFMESMINVMSADERERPELLAESRERRRRVAKDSGKTEQQVSQLVSQLFQMRARMQKMMAGMQGKDTPDMENLMESIKSEEQAAAGAGQPRRKYGNLRRRDLDRMRGYRR; this is translated from the exons ATGGAGTCCACTGCTGCACTCACGCTCTCATCTTctcccgccgccgtccgccgctcaCCGTCCCATCTTACCGTGGCCTCTCTCCACCTCCGCCGCGTGCCCACTCCCGCTTCCCACCTCTGCGGGGCCCAAGGTCCCGCTGCCTTTCGCGCCCTCGCTTCCCCATTCCCG GgatgcaggaggaggaggggaagtgGGATGGTTGTGAGGGCGGAGATGTTCGGTCAGCTCACCACCGGCCTGGAGTCCGCGTGGAACAAGTTGCGAGGCGTCG ATCGACTGACAAAGGAAAACATCGCCGAACCGATGCGGGATATTAGAAGAGCACTTTTGGAGGCAGAT GTAAGTGTGCCAGTGGCAAGAAGTTTTATCGAGTCTGTTACTGAAAAGGCTGTAGGCACTGATGTGATCCCAGGTGTCGAACCTGAGCAGCAGTTGGTCAAG GTTGTGAATGATGAACTTGTACAACTGATGGGTGGGGAGGTATCCGATTTAGTATATGCGAAATCTGGCCCAACAGTTATCTTACTGGCAGGTTTGCAAGGTGTTGGGAAAACTACTGTCTGTGCAAAGCTTGCCTTCTATCTGAAAAAGAAG GGGAAGAGCTGTATGCTGGTTGCTGCTGATGTTTACAGGCCTGCTgccattgatcaacttactattcTGGGTAAAAAG GTTGGTGTACCAGTTTACTCAGAAGGAACAGAAGCAAAACCTTCAGCTATTGCCAAGAATGGTTTGAAAGAGGCAAAAAGCAAAAAGACTGATGTAGTTATAGTGGATACTGCTGGAAGATTGCAG GTAGATAAAGCTATGATGAATGAGTTGAAAGAAGTAAAGAAGGCAGTGAAGCCTACAGAAGTTCTTCTTGTGGTTGATGCTATGACTGGTCAAGAAGCTGCAG CATTGGTTGGTGCCTTCAATGGTGAGGTTGGTATAACTGGTGCTATATTGACAAAGCTGGATGGTGACTCCAGAGGTGGAGCAGCACTAAGTATCAAAGAG GTGTCTGGAAAGCCCATCAAGTTCGTAGGGCGAGGAGAACGTGTTGAGGATCTTGAGCCTTTCTATCCAGATCGTATGGCGCAGCGTATCTTGGGAATGGGAGATGTACTTTCATTTGTTGAGCAAGCACAACAAGTG ATGCGTCAAGATGATGCTGAAGAATTGCAGAAGAAGATTATGAGTGCAAAGTTTAACTTCAATGATTTCCTGAAGCAAACAAAAGCTATCGCACAAATGGGTTCCTTCAGTCGTATAATTGGCATGATTCCAGGCATGAATAAG GTTACTCCAGCACAAATTCGTGAAGCTGAGAAAAACGTTAAGTTTATGGAGTCAATGATTAATGTAATGAGTGCTG ATGAAAGGGAAAGACCAGAGTTACTTGCTGAGTCGCGTGAGAGGAGGAGAAGAGTGGCTAAGGACTCTGGGAAGACAGAACAGCAG GTGAGTCAATTAGTATCACAGCTTTTCCAAATGCGTGCTCGAATGCAGAAAATGATGGCTGGCATGCAAGGAAAAGATACACCCGATATGGAAAATCTCATGGAGTCCATTAAGTCCGAAGAGCAG GCTGCAGCCGGAGCTGGTCAGCCCAGGAGGAAGTATGGCAACCTGAGGCGGCGGGATCTGGACCGGATGCGTGGTTACCGCCGGTGA